One window from the genome of Oryctolagus cuniculus chromosome 1, mOryCun1.1, whole genome shotgun sequence encodes:
- the SCGB1D gene encoding lipophilin BL precursor: MRLSVSLLMVTLALCCYEGNALVCPALLAENFGYLYFNKDLFRLQLAKFMPPREAAEALLTVKKCTDGMPEFKRNLIAGALGEVVLQCPV; this comes from the exons ATGAGGCTGTCAGTGTCTCTCCTGATGGTGACTCTGGCCCTTTGCTGTTATGAGG GCAATGCGTTGGTCTGTCCTGCTCTTCTTGCTGAAAACTTTGGATATCTGTATTTTAATAAAGACCTGTTCAGATTACAACTGGCCAAGTTTATGCCACCAAGAGAGGCAGCTGAGGCATTGCTAACAGTGAAGAAATGCACAGATGGAATGCCAGAGTTCAAACGAAACCTAATTGCAGGAGCACtg GGAGAAGTCGTGCTGCAATGTCCTGTCTGA